Proteins from one Alysiella filiformis genomic window:
- the fur gene encoding ferric iron uptake transcriptional regulator, whose amino-acid sequence MNNITQLKDNGLKVTGPRLKILDLFETHSEEHLSAEDVYRILLDEGIEIGVATIYRVLTQFEQAGILLRHHFESGKAVYELNQGGHHDHIVCMKCGDVAEFHNEEIERLQEKIASENGYRIVDHALYMYGICTDCQKKEKR is encoded by the coding sequence ATGAACAACATTACCCAATTAAAAGACAATGGCTTAAAAGTAACAGGACCTCGTCTGAAAATTTTGGATTTGTTTGAAACCCACAGCGAAGAACATTTGAGCGCAGAAGATGTTTACCGCATTTTGCTGGACGAAGGCATTGAAATTGGCGTGGCAACCATTTATCGCGTTTTGACCCAATTTGAACAAGCAGGCATTTTGTTGCGCCACCATTTTGAAAGCGGCAAAGCCGTGTACGAACTCAATCAAGGCGGACACCACGACCACATCGTGTGCATGAAATGTGGCGATGTTGCCGAATTTCACAACGAAGAAATTGAACGCCTACAAGAAAAAATCGCCAGCGAAAACGGCTACCGCATTGTGGACCATGCTTTGTACATGTATGGCATTTGCACCGATTGCCAGAAAAAAGAGAAACGTTGA
- a CDS encoding outer membrane protein assembly factor BamE: MIKLFNATSQKSQGKPSTRKAKNVKKVLIAATMLASLTACTPKLVEKLPYYKLPVIQGVPLEPKSVLAIQAGMTREQVQLYIGAPLLRPSFRDTQWDYNYEVLRGGKVKESRNLTVYFQGNVVSRVEGSALDYAREQIAQQNQPQQEKKSWFKFNK, from the coding sequence ATGATAAAACTTTTCAATGCCACATCGCAAAAATCGCAAGGCAAACCCTCAACAAGAAAGGCAAAAAACGTGAAAAAAGTCTTGATTGCCGCCACAATGTTGGCAAGTTTAACGGCTTGTACGCCCAAATTGGTTGAAAAATTACCGTATTACAAATTGCCTGTGATTCAAGGTGTGCCACTTGAACCCAAATCGGTGTTGGCAATTCAGGCTGGCATGACGCGCGAACAGGTTCAACTTTACATTGGTGCGCCTTTGTTGCGTCCGTCTTTCCGCGATACGCAGTGGGACTACAATTATGAGGTTTTGCGCGGCGGTAAAGTGAAAGAAAGTCGCAATTTAACCGTTTATTTTCAAGGCAATGTGGTTTCGCGTGTAGAAGGCTCGGCTTTGGATTATGCGCGTGAGCAAATCGCCCAACAAAATCAACCCCAACAAGAGAAAAAATCATGGTTCAAATTCAACAAGTAA
- the dapB gene encoding 4-hydroxy-tetrahydrodipicolinate reductase: MQQVKIAIAGVNGRMGKVLVQAVDANPNAVLVGALEHAGSESLGLDAGYAVGIKTGVNITADFQAALNHADVVIDFTRAEASLPLIEFCEQNQIKMVIGTTGYDDAGKAKIQAAAQKRAIVFAANYSVGVNLTFHILDTVARVLNEGYDIEIIEAHHRHKVDAPSGTALRMGEVIANALGRDLKECAVYGREGHTGARDSQTIGFATVRAGDVVGDHTALFATDGERVEITHKASSRMTFAAGAVRAAVWLANHDTGLFDMQDVLGLKN, from the coding sequence ATTCAACAAGTAAAAATCGCCATTGCTGGCGTAAACGGTCGCATGGGCAAAGTTTTGGTACAAGCGGTGGACGCGAACCCCAACGCGGTGCTGGTGGGCGCGTTGGAACACGCTGGCTCGGAAAGTTTGGGCTTGGACGCGGGCTATGCGGTGGGCATCAAAACGGGCGTGAACATCACGGCGGATTTTCAGGCTGCCTTAAACCATGCCGATGTGGTCATTGATTTTACCCGTGCCGAAGCGTCTTTGCCTTTGATTGAATTTTGTGAGCAAAATCAAATCAAAATGGTCATCGGCACCACAGGCTATGATGATGCGGGCAAAGCGAAAATTCAGGCAGCCGCGCAAAAACGCGCCATTGTGTTTGCCGCCAATTACAGCGTGGGCGTGAATTTGACTTTCCACATTTTGGACACGGTGGCGCGTGTGCTGAACGAAGGCTACGACATTGAAATCATTGAAGCCCACCACCGACACAAAGTGGACGCGCCAAGCGGCACGGCTTTGCGCATGGGCGAAGTGATTGCCAACGCTTTGGGACGCGATTTGAAAGAATGCGCGGTGTACGGTCGCGAAGGACACACAGGCGCGCGCGACAGCCAAACCATTGGTTTTGCAACGGTTCGCGCAGGCGATGTGGTGGGCGACCACACGGCATTGTTTGCCACCGATGGCGAGCGCGTGGAAATCACCCACAAAGCCAGCAGCCGCATGACCTTTGCCGCAGGTGCAGTTCGTGCGGCGGTGTGGTTGGCAAATCACGACACGGGTTTGTTTGATATGCAAGATGTGTTGGGTTTGAAAAACTGA
- a CDS encoding alpha/beta hydrolase, with protein MLNLNNQNILFIQGLTGKLETLYLPAIGAERGVAVIHHPNPTQGGTFTNKVIQTAAKCLTQMGFHCYLPNSRGTGNSEGSYDHGKGETDDFVALIDHARAQHPHASKLAIVGFSFGGYVSTFAAQQREPDLLLLIGAAVGHYTKQAAAPHVPNINKTLVIHGADDEVVELAKPLQWCAEQNLPIVVLPESSHFFHGKLIVLRDTINRFVAPML; from the coding sequence ATGTTGAATTTAAACAATCAAAACATTCTTTTTATTCAAGGATTAACAGGCAAACTGGAAACCCTGTATCTGCCCGCAATCGGTGCAGAACGCGGTGTGGCGGTCATACATCACCCCAATCCCACACAAGGCGGCACATTCACCAACAAAGTGATACAAACTGCCGCCAAATGCTTGACGCAAATGGGTTTTCATTGCTATTTGCCCAATTCACGCGGCACAGGCAACAGCGAAGGCAGCTACGACCACGGCAAAGGCGAAACCGATGATTTCGTTGCCCTGATTGACCACGCGCGCGCCCAACACCCTCATGCCAGTAAATTGGCGATTGTCGGTTTTTCGTTTGGCGGCTACGTTTCCACTTTTGCCGCACAGCAGCGTGAGCCTGATTTGTTGCTGCTCATTGGCGCGGCGGTGGGGCATTACACCAAACAGGCAGCCGCACCACACGTTCCCAACATCAACAAAACCTTGGTCATTCACGGTGCCGATGATGAAGTGGTGGAACTCGCCAAACCACTCCAATGGTGTGCCGAACAGAATTTGCCGATTGTGGTGCTGCCTGAAAGTTCGCATTTTTTTCACGGCAAACTGATTGTGTTGCGCGATACGATTAATCGTTTTGTTGCACCCATGCTTTGA
- a CDS encoding DUF4198 domain-containing protein, with product MKKIALAAMICAISLSAHAHRVWVSADHTHGGEILKAELGYGEFPEFEEIAKERLNIFKPMTLITDKGKEELVQKGKYNYQYQSKKPVQDGSYLVVGEYQPTFWSKNAAGWKRTNMTEMTDATYCEQTRMYGKHIANVGHESASKDIISKPLGHLLEIVPLDNPANVHVGDKFKVKVLYKGEPLPNVTLTATFDGFDTSDRSKSHKVEAQAFSDVTNDQGEVNIIPLRQGFWKANVEYKTDFADQKVCQKEATYSTLTFQIGHAHH from the coding sequence ATGAAAAAAATCGCATTGGCAGCCATGATTTGCGCCATCAGTTTGTCTGCACACGCACACCGCGTTTGGGTGTCTGCCGACCACACGCACGGTGGCGAAATTTTGAAAGCCGAATTGGGCTACGGCGAATTTCCCGAGTTTGAAGAAATCGCCAAAGAACGCTTAAACATCTTCAAACCCATGACGCTGATTACCGACAAAGGCAAAGAAGAATTGGTGCAAAAAGGCAAATACAACTACCAATACCAAAGCAAAAAACCCGTACAAGACGGCAGCTATTTGGTGGTTGGCGAATACCAACCCACCTTTTGGAGCAAAAACGCCGCAGGCTGGAAACGCACCAATATGACCGAAATGACCGATGCCACCTATTGCGAACAAACCCGCATGTATGGCAAACACATTGCCAATGTGGGACACGAAAGTGCCAGCAAAGACATCATCAGCAAACCATTGGGTCATTTGCTGGAAATTGTGCCGTTGGACAATCCTGCCAATGTGCACGTTGGCGACAAATTCAAAGTGAAAGTGCTGTACAAAGGCGAACCCTTGCCCAATGTAACGCTGACCGCCACCTTTGACGGCTTTGACACCAGCGACCGCAGCAAATCACACAAAGTGGAAGCCCAAGCCTTTTCCGATGTAACCAACGACCAAGGCGAAGTGAACATCATTCCATTGCGTCAAGGTTTCTGGAAAGCCAATGTGGAATACAAAACCGACTTTGCCGACCAAAAAGTTTGCCAAAAAGAAGCCACTTACAGCACCCTTACTTTCCAAATTGGACACGCACATCATTAA
- a CDS encoding YadA C-terminal domain-containing protein, with product MKKNHKNATQTAASVLMGTLAIGHVQADLIDTIKNKDAASVVAEKAQLNTQIANNKTDAKAGNQASAMAIDSYVVGYKRVLTAQGLSPRDIQTFQNIADGFKIIGQSNSDKIADIEAVLAETIIENKTNQFNLNEVDRKASQALTDAQAADNKARAAQTAAQAADNKATAAQTAAQAADNKATAAQTAAQAADNKATAAQTAAQAADTKATAAQTAAQAADTKATAAQTAAQAADTKATAAQTAAQAADDKATAAQTTAQAADTKATDAQTTANTALSNTQILENTKADKTALASISNTANTALSNTQVLENTKADKADLDTLGNRVTTVENTVVQHGTDIANLNTQVARQNNQLTQINQRIDDLEDKTEKGLAAQAALTGLFQPYSIGKFNVSAAVGGYKSKVAIAVGGGYRFDEKTAIKAGIATSPRSGGAAYNVGVNYEW from the coding sequence ATGAAAAAAAATCACAAAAACGCAACACAAACAGCCGCTTCCGTATTGATGGGCACATTGGCAATCGGTCATGTTCAAGCAGACTTGATTGATACAATTAAAAACAAAGATGCCGCAAGCGTGGTTGCAGAAAAAGCACAATTAAACACACAAATTGCCAACAATAAAACCGATGCCAAAGCAGGCAACCAAGCCAGCGCAATGGCTATTGACTCTTATGTAGTCGGATACAAACGTGTCTTGACCGCACAAGGTTTGAGCCCACGCGATATTCAAACTTTTCAAAATATTGCCGATGGTTTCAAAATCATTGGGCAAAGCAATAGCGATAAAATTGCGGATATTGAAGCGGTTTTGGCAGAAACCATTATTGAAAACAAAACCAACCAGTTTAATCTGAATGAGGTTGATAGAAAAGCCTCTCAGGCTTTAACTGACGCACAAGCTGCCGATAACAAAGCCAGAGCAGCACAAACTGCCGCACAAGCTGCCGATAACAAAGCCACCGCTGCTCAAACTGCCGCACAAGCTGCCGATAACAAAGCCACCGCAGCACAAACTGCCGCGCAAGCTGCCGATAACAAAGCCACCGCTGCTCAAACTGCCGCACAAGCTGCTGACACCAAAGCAACCGCAGCGCAAACTGCCGCACAAGCTGCCGACACCAAAGCCACCGCTGCTCAAACTGCCGCACAAGCTGCCGATACCAAAGCAACAGCCGCTCAAACTGCCGCACAAGCTGCCGATGACAAAGCCACCGCTGCTCAAACCACCGCGCAAGCTGCCGACACCAAAGCCACTGACGCTCAAACCACCGCCAATACCGCCCTGTCCAATACCCAAATTTTGGAAAACACCAAAGCCGACAAAACCGCATTGGCAAGCATCAGCAATACCGCCAACACCGCCTTGTCCAACACCCAAGTTTTGGAAAACACCAAAGCCGATAAAGCCGATTTGGATACCTTGGGCAACCGCGTTACCACAGTAGAAAACACCGTGGTGCAACACGGCACCGACATCGCCAATTTAAACACCCAAGTGGCAAGACAAAACAATCAACTTACCCAAATCAACCAACGCATTGACGATTTGGAAGACAAAACCGAAAAAGGTTTAGCCGCGCAAGCAGCCTTAACGGGCTTGTTCCAACCATACAGCATTGGTAAATTCAACGTTTCCGCAGCCGTGGGTGGCTACAAATCCAAAGTTGCCATTGCCGTGGGCGGTGGCTACCGTTTTGATGAAAAAACCGCCATCAAAGCAGGCATTGCCACCAGCCCACGCAGTGGCGGCGCAGCTTACAATGTGGGTGTGAACTACGAATGGTAA
- a CDS encoding biliverdin-producing heme oxygenase — MSHHHDTTDVPTENTFALYLKTNSRATHDSVDNLVMSVQPFANNNNYIKFLQLQSVFHKIVDDIYKDPKLNQQIPNLAELARYETVLQDLQDLGAQAKTWQTALPKPTGAEALGWLYCAEGSNLGAAFLYKDAQNHLNMSAEHGARHLAPHADGRGKHWREFVAHLNNLNVSEEDKEDALKGALNAFAFYKVLLREIFEVPQAA, encoded by the coding sequence ATGTCTCATCATCACGACACCACCGATGTGCCCACCGAAAACACCTTTGCACTTTATTTAAAAACCAACAGCCGTGCCACCCACGATAGCGTGGACAACTTGGTGATGTCGGTGCAACCCTTTGCCAATAATAATAATTATATCAAGTTCTTACAATTACAATCGGTGTTCCACAAAATCGTGGACGACATTTACAAAGACCCCAAATTAAATCAACAAATCCCCAATTTGGCAGAATTGGCGCGTTACGAAACCGTGTTGCAAGATTTGCAAGATTTGGGCGCACAAGCCAAAACGTGGCAAACCGCATTGCCCAAACCCACAGGCGCAGAAGCCTTGGGCTGGCTGTATTGTGCCGAAGGCTCCAATTTGGGCGCAGCATTTTTGTACAAAGACGCACAAAATCACCTGAATATGAGTGCCGAACACGGCGCACGCCATCTCGCGCCACACGCCGATGGGCGCGGTAAACATTGGCGCGAATTTGTGGCGCATTTGAACAATTTGAACGTTTCCGAAGAAGACAAGGAAGATGCCTTAAAAGGTGCTTTGAATGCGTTTGCGTTTTATAAAGTGCTGTTGCGCGAAATTTTTGAAGTGCCACAGGCAGCCTAA
- a CDS encoding Dps family protein: MSIPTSKINIGLSDEQRQAIAHGLSKVLADTYTLYLKTHNYHWNVKGRMFRTLHLMFEEQYNELALAVDLIAERIRALDYLAPGSYSEFSALATVKEGSGDTDATQMIRQLVEDQETVARTCRELFPIVDEANDQPTADLLTIRLQTHEKTAWMLRSLLEE; this comes from the coding sequence ATGAGCATTCCCACCAGCAAAATCAACATTGGTTTGAGCGATGAACAACGCCAAGCCATTGCACACGGTTTGTCCAAAGTGTTGGCAGACACCTACACTTTGTATTTGAAAACCCACAACTACCACTGGAACGTAAAAGGCAGAATGTTCCGCACTTTGCATTTGATGTTTGAAGAGCAATACAATGAATTGGCTTTGGCGGTGGATTTAATCGCCGAACGCATTCGCGCTTTGGACTATCTTGCCCCTGGTTCATACAGCGAATTTTCGGCTTTGGCAACCGTGAAAGAAGGCTCTGGCGACACCGATGCCACCCAAATGATTCGTCAGTTGGTGGAAGACCAAGAAACCGTAGCCCGCACTTGCCGCGAATTGTTCCCGATTGTGGACGAAGCCAACGACCAACCCACCGCCGATTTGCTGACCATTCGTTTGCAAACACATGAAAAAACCGCGTGGATGTTGCGTTCTTTGTTGGAAGAATAA